A genomic segment from Variovorax paradoxus B4 encodes:
- a CDS encoding PQQ-binding-like beta-propeller repeat protein → MPRRPLRAAALIAILALLGACGTIAPPPPPTRPASWSEPEALVAPSSFAGVHGLAIDQKGRLLAGSVLGNTLWEVDRSTGAAKVLVDAPEGQADDIAVGPKGELAWTNYLMGMLRYRESDGAPMRVLAKDLPGLNSLDFDRSSGKLYASQVFLGDALWEIDRTGQKPPRLIKKDMGGFNGFEVGPDGMLYGPLWFKGQVVKIAPADGAMTVIADGFKIPAAANLDGKGNLWVVDARSGELVKVDLATGRKTVARQLRPSLDNLAIAPDGTIYVSNMANNEVQAFDPATGALRALTSGKLAAPAGLKIEGHTLWVADVFGFRQVDVRSGEVRDVFRMQRDPELDYPFAVGLSGTRFALASWFTGTVQLVDRQTLRTVETIHGLKAPFDAIPMADGSVIYAEIATGSITRARGPHFAEKQVLASGLGGPVQMIVGQDGALYVTEAAGKLTRIPLDASAPLRAIAEGLALPEGVAQTPWGSFIVAESAARRLVEIDPLNGSRRTVAENLPIGMAAGPGLPPPYVVTGVAVGGDGSIYMSADRNNAIYRIRPKN, encoded by the coding sequence ATGCCCCGCCGCCCGCTGCGCGCCGCCGCACTCATCGCCATCCTCGCCCTGCTGGGCGCCTGCGGCACCATCGCACCGCCGCCACCGCCCACCCGGCCCGCCTCGTGGTCCGAGCCCGAAGCACTGGTCGCGCCGTCCTCGTTCGCCGGCGTCCACGGCCTGGCCATCGACCAGAAGGGCCGCCTGCTCGCGGGCTCGGTGCTCGGCAACACGCTGTGGGAGGTCGACCGCAGCACCGGCGCGGCCAAGGTCCTGGTCGACGCGCCCGAAGGCCAGGCCGACGACATCGCGGTCGGCCCCAAGGGCGAGCTGGCATGGACCAACTACCTCATGGGCATGCTGCGCTACCGCGAGAGCGACGGCGCGCCGATGCGCGTGCTCGCCAAGGATCTGCCCGGCCTCAACTCGCTGGACTTCGACCGCAGCAGCGGCAAGCTCTACGCCTCGCAGGTGTTCCTGGGCGACGCGCTCTGGGAAATCGACCGCACGGGCCAGAAGCCGCCGCGGCTCATCAAGAAGGACATGGGCGGCTTCAACGGCTTCGAGGTCGGCCCCGACGGCATGCTCTACGGGCCGCTGTGGTTCAAGGGCCAGGTGGTGAAGATAGCTCCCGCCGACGGCGCCATGACCGTGATCGCCGACGGTTTCAAGATCCCGGCCGCCGCCAACCTCGACGGCAAGGGCAACCTCTGGGTGGTCGATGCGCGCAGCGGCGAGCTGGTCAAGGTGGACCTCGCCACGGGCCGCAAGACCGTCGCCAGGCAATTGCGTCCGTCGCTCGACAACCTGGCCATCGCCCCCGACGGCACGATCTACGTGTCGAACATGGCCAACAACGAAGTGCAGGCCTTCGACCCCGCCACCGGCGCGCTGCGCGCGCTCACCAGCGGCAAGCTCGCGGCGCCGGCGGGGCTCAAGATCGAGGGCCACACGCTCTGGGTGGCCGATGTGTTCGGCTTCCGGCAGGTGGATGTGCGCTCGGGCGAGGTGCGCGACGTGTTCCGCATGCAGCGCGACCCCGAACTCGACTATCCGTTCGCGGTCGGCCTCTCGGGCACGCGCTTCGCGCTGGCCTCGTGGTTCACCGGCACCGTGCAGCTGGTGGATCGCCAGACGCTCAGGACCGTCGAAACCATCCACGGGCTGAAGGCGCCGTTCGACGCCATTCCCATGGCCGACGGCAGCGTGATCTATGCCGAGATCGCCACCGGCAGCATCACCCGTGCACGGGGCCCGCATTTTGCAGAGAAGCAAGTGCTCGCCAGCGGGCTGGGCGGCCCGGTGCAGATGATCGTCGGCCAGGACGGCGCGCTCTACGTCACCGAAGCCGCCGGCAAGCTGACCCGCATTCCGCTCGACGCCAGCGCCCCGCTGCGCGCGATTGCCGAAGGCCTGGCGCTGCCCGAAGGCGTGGCGCAGACACCCTGGGGCAGCTTCATCGTGGCCGAAAGCGCGGCGCGCCGGCTGGTGGAGATCGATCCGCTCAACGGTTCGCGCCGTACGGTGGCGGAAAACCTGCCGATCGGGATGGCCGCGGGACCGGGCCTGCCGCCGCCTTACGTGGTGACGGGGGTCGCGGTGGGCGGCGATGGGAGCATCTACATGTCGGCCGACAGGAACAACGCGATCTATCGAATCCGTCCAAAAAATTGA
- a CDS encoding DUF445 domain-containing protein, producing the protein MAEDHGSGALQRMKRVALGLLCAAALLYALASALHAQHPAWGYVAAFAEAAMVGAIADWFAVVALFRHPLGLPIPHTAIIPSNKDRIGAKLAGFICNNFLSTAQVLAKLRQFDAAGRIADWLARPASGQKLGEWGVAAARYGLSAFDDERVRGFMGRAAAAGLEKIDLSRLMGQALDALTAGGRHQALLDDVLQQVAGLLEGEEVQAHITEAIAREIKTLRYVGLDQVAAKLATRKIVAAVARTIAELAAEPDHPMRRRFDHFVDDFVVRLKLDPEFQQRGEQIRAELMAHPALGDYLHGIWGELLAWLHDDLGRGDSTIRRRIASMAGALGTRLQADEAIRRWINEQIEAAAPLAIERYREDIRRYIEERVGEWNASEMTDELERHIGRDLQFIRINGTLVGGLVGLSIHTVTQLLRG; encoded by the coding sequence TTGGCTGAAGACCACGGCAGCGGCGCGCTGCAGCGGATGAAGCGCGTCGCGCTCGGCCTGCTGTGCGCGGCGGCCCTGCTCTATGCGCTGGCCAGCGCGCTGCATGCGCAGCATCCGGCCTGGGGCTACGTGGCCGCGTTCGCCGAAGCCGCGATGGTCGGCGCCATTGCCGACTGGTTCGCCGTGGTGGCCCTGTTCCGGCATCCGCTCGGCCTGCCGATTCCGCACACCGCGATCATCCCGAGCAACAAGGACCGCATCGGCGCCAAGCTGGCCGGCTTCATCTGCAACAACTTCCTGAGCACCGCGCAGGTGCTCGCCAAGCTGCGGCAGTTCGACGCGGCCGGGCGCATCGCCGACTGGCTGGCACGGCCCGCCAGCGGCCAGAAGCTCGGCGAATGGGGCGTGGCGGCCGCGCGCTACGGGCTCTCGGCATTCGACGACGAGCGCGTGCGCGGCTTCATGGGACGCGCCGCCGCGGCGGGCCTCGAGAAGATCGATCTCTCGCGACTGATGGGCCAGGCGCTGGATGCGCTCACGGCCGGCGGGCGCCACCAGGCACTGCTCGACGACGTGCTGCAGCAGGTGGCCGGCCTGCTCGAAGGCGAGGAAGTGCAGGCGCACATCACGGAAGCCATTGCGCGCGAGATCAAGACGCTGCGATACGTGGGCCTGGACCAGGTGGCGGCCAAGCTCGCCACGCGCAAGATCGTGGCGGCCGTGGCGCGCACCATCGCCGAACTCGCGGCCGAGCCCGACCATCCGATGCGCCGGCGCTTCGACCATTTCGTCGACGACTTCGTGGTGCGGCTCAAGCTCGACCCCGAATTCCAGCAGCGCGGCGAGCAGATCCGCGCCGAACTGATGGCGCATCCCGCGCTCGGCGACTACCTGCACGGCATCTGGGGCGAGCTGCTGGCCTGGCTGCATGACGATCTCGGCCGGGGCGACTCCACGATCCGCCGGCGCATCGCATCGATGGCGGGCGCGCTCGGCACGCGGCTGCAGGCCGACGAGGCGATCCGCCGCTGGATCAACGAGCAGATCGAAGCGGCCGCGCCGCTGGCCATCGAGCGCTACCGCGAGGACATCCGCCGCTACATCGAAGAGCGCGTCGGGGAATGGAACGCCAGCGAGATGACCGACGAGCTGGAGCGCCACATCGGTCGCGACCTGCAGTTCATCCGCATCAACGGCACGCTGGTGGGCGGGCTGGTCGGCCTCTCGATCCACACGGTGACGCAGCTTCTTCGTGGATGA
- the argE gene encoding acetylornithine deacetylase has protein sequence MSPTLSPQSLALAQTLVRMNTVSANSNLQLIDLAQSHLAALGVKSRITYNAERTKANLFATLGEGKPAGVIVSGHTDTVPWDGQDWSVDPLSATVQNERLYGRGSADMKSFIAIALSNARRFLESDSPFAVHFAFSYEEEIGCFGVKELIADMRDAGIKPLACIVGEPTSMVPAIAHKGVYRYRCCVRGKEAHSSLTPKSVNAIEMAARVVGKVRDMAEGFERSEPRYEGFDVPFSTASVGQFHGGIADNVVPRDAEFRYEFRDLPTADAKRMQADVRAYAEGLEPAMKKVAPDAGFSFETICEIPSFLGAATDPVTLLAQRLAGEDRTTLVAFGTEAGLFKNAGIPTVVCGPGSIEQAHQPDEFVSLEQLARCELFMERLATSHTIG, from the coding sequence ATGTCCCCTACGCTTTCCCCCCAAAGCCTCGCACTGGCCCAGACGCTGGTGCGCATGAACACCGTCAGCGCGAACAGCAACCTCCAGCTGATCGACCTTGCTCAAAGCCACCTGGCCGCCCTGGGCGTGAAGAGCCGCATCACCTACAACGCCGAGCGCACCAAGGCCAACCTGTTCGCCACCCTCGGTGAAGGCAAGCCGGCCGGCGTGATCGTCTCGGGGCACACCGACACGGTGCCGTGGGACGGGCAGGACTGGAGCGTCGACCCGCTTTCCGCCACGGTGCAGAACGAGCGTCTCTATGGCCGCGGCTCGGCCGACATGAAGAGCTTCATTGCCATCGCCTTGTCCAATGCCAGGCGTTTCCTCGAAAGCGACTCGCCCTTCGCCGTGCACTTCGCGTTCAGCTATGAAGAAGAGATCGGCTGCTTCGGCGTGAAGGAACTCATCGCCGACATGCGCGACGCCGGCATCAAGCCCCTCGCCTGCATCGTGGGCGAACCCACCAGCATGGTGCCGGCCATCGCGCACAAGGGCGTGTACCGCTACCGCTGCTGCGTGCGCGGCAAGGAGGCGCATTCGTCGCTCACGCCTAAATCCGTCAACGCCATCGAGATGGCTGCCCGCGTGGTCGGCAAGGTGCGCGACATGGCCGAAGGCTTCGAGCGCAGCGAACCGCGCTACGAAGGCTTCGACGTGCCCTTCAGCACCGCGAGCGTGGGCCAGTTCCATGGCGGCATTGCCGACAACGTGGTGCCGCGCGATGCCGAGTTCCGCTACGAATTCCGCGACCTGCCCACAGCCGATGCGAAGCGCATGCAGGCCGACGTGCGGGCCTACGCCGAGGGCCTCGAGCCCGCGATGAAGAAGGTGGCGCCCGATGCGGGCTTCAGCTTCGAGACCATCTGCGAGATCCCGAGCTTCCTCGGTGCGGCCACGGATCCGGTCACGCTGCTCGCGCAGCGCCTGGCGGGCGAGGACCGCACCACGCTGGTGGCCTTCGGCACCGAAGCGGGACTGTTCAAGAACGCCGGCATCCCCACCGTGGTGTGCGGCCCGGGCAGCATCGAGCAGGCGCACCAGCCCGACGAATTCGTGAGCCTCGAACAACTCGCGCGCTGCGAGCTGTTCATGGAGCGCCTCGCGACCTCGCACACCATTGGCTGA
- a CDS encoding glycerophosphodiester phosphodiesterase produces MRTVHFALAATVALGLAACSTTGPANKLLTLDGNPPLVIAHRGASGYLPEQTLEAYARAIELGADVIEMDLVSTKDGVLIARHDPNLAISTDVAKHPRFAPRKKTIKVDGETQTGWFSNDFTLAEIKTLGGISTDAERPQEFNGKFKIPTFQEIIDFAKAKSKETGRTIAIYPETKNPTYFRDLGLPMEDKVIAAINAAGWNSKTAPIYVQSFEPGSLKYMKAKGLNTRLIQLIDGDGIDMKTGAMTYAVPVDRPYEWTKAGDKRNFDVMVTPAGLAEIKTYADGIGPWKRYIVSIKGSIGSDGKPLDVNKDGKINDADATSVSPTTLVADAHKAGLFVHPFTFRNESRRLAADYNKDGRNEYAVYYKLGVDGVFTDFTDTAIAARADYLKSLGR; encoded by the coding sequence ATGCGCACCGTTCACTTCGCCCTTGCCGCGACCGTCGCCCTTGGCCTGGCGGCCTGCAGCACCACCGGCCCCGCAAACAAGCTGCTCACGCTCGACGGCAACCCGCCGCTGGTCATCGCGCACCGGGGTGCCTCGGGCTACCTGCCCGAGCAGACGCTCGAAGCCTATGCGCGCGCCATCGAACTCGGCGCCGACGTGATCGAGATGGACCTGGTCTCCACCAAGGACGGCGTGCTCATCGCCCGCCACGACCCCAACCTGGCCATCAGCACCGACGTGGCGAAGCACCCGCGCTTCGCCCCGCGCAAGAAGACCATCAAGGTCGACGGCGAAACCCAGACCGGCTGGTTCAGCAACGACTTCACGCTGGCCGAGATCAAGACGCTGGGCGGCATCTCGACCGACGCCGAGCGGCCGCAGGAATTCAACGGCAAGTTCAAGATCCCCACCTTCCAGGAGATCATCGACTTTGCCAAGGCCAAATCGAAGGAAACCGGCCGCACCATCGCGATCTACCCCGAGACCAAGAACCCGACCTACTTCCGCGACCTGGGGCTGCCGATGGAAGACAAGGTGATCGCCGCCATCAACGCCGCCGGCTGGAACAGCAAGACCGCGCCCATCTACGTGCAGTCCTTCGAGCCCGGCAGCCTCAAGTACATGAAGGCCAAGGGCCTGAACACCCGGCTCATCCAGCTGATCGACGGCGACGGCATCGACATGAAGACCGGCGCCATGACCTACGCCGTGCCGGTCGACCGCCCCTACGAATGGACCAAGGCGGGCGACAAGCGCAACTTCGACGTCATGGTCACGCCCGCAGGCCTGGCCGAGATCAAGACCTATGCCGACGGCATCGGCCCGTGGAAGCGCTACATCGTGAGCATCAAGGGCAGCATCGGCTCCGATGGCAAGCCGCTGGACGTCAACAAGGACGGCAAGATCAACGATGCCGACGCCACCTCGGTCTCGCCCACCACGCTCGTTGCCGATGCGCACAAGGCAGGGCTCTTCGTACACCCGTTTACCTTCCGCAACGAATCGCGCCGCTTGGCGGCCGACTACAACAAGGACGGCAGGAACGAGTACGCGGTCTACTACAAGCTCGGCGTGGACGGCGTGTTCACCGACTTCACCGACACCGCGATCGCTGCACGCGCCGACTACCTGAAGAGCCTCGGCCGTTGA
- a CDS encoding M20 aminoacylase family protein, whose amino-acid sequence MKLIDSLVTQAAGIAAVRRDLHAHPELCFEEVRTADVVAGKLAEWGIPIHRGLGTTGVVGIVKNGTSNRAVGLRADMDALPVTELNTFAHASTHHGKMHACGHDGHTAMLLAAAQHLAKNRNFDGTVYLIFQPAEEGGGGAREMIKEGLFEQFPMDAVFGMHNWPGMKAGQFAVSPGPVMASGNKFYVNVIGKGGHAALPQTGIDPVPIACEIVQAFQTILTRKMKPTDSAVISVTTIHAGETNNVIPDNCELTGTVRTFSIEVLDMIESRMRQIAEHICAAHDAACDFRFERYYPPTINTEAEANFARRVMGEIVGAENVLRQEAAMTSEDFAFMLQAKPGAYAFIGNGDGSHRDVHHGEGPCTLHNASYDFNDDLIPLGATCWVQLAEQFLKPGGAAP is encoded by the coding sequence ATGAAACTCATCGATTCGCTCGTCACGCAGGCGGCCGGCATCGCCGCCGTGCGGCGCGACCTCCACGCCCATCCCGAACTCTGCTTCGAAGAAGTCCGCACCGCCGACGTGGTGGCAGGCAAGCTCGCCGAATGGGGCATTCCCATCCACCGCGGCCTGGGCACCACCGGCGTGGTGGGCATCGTCAAGAACGGCACCAGCAACCGCGCCGTCGGCCTGCGCGCCGACATGGACGCGCTGCCCGTCACCGAGCTCAACACCTTCGCCCACGCCAGCACGCACCACGGCAAGATGCACGCCTGCGGGCACGACGGCCACACCGCCATGCTGCTGGCCGCTGCGCAGCACCTGGCCAAGAACCGCAATTTCGACGGCACCGTCTACCTGATCTTCCAGCCGGCCGAAGAGGGCGGCGGCGGCGCGCGCGAGATGATCAAGGAAGGGCTCTTCGAGCAGTTCCCGATGGACGCCGTCTTCGGCATGCACAACTGGCCCGGCATGAAGGCCGGCCAGTTCGCGGTGAGCCCGGGGCCGGTGATGGCGTCGGGCAACAAGTTCTACGTCAACGTCATCGGCAAGGGCGGCCATGCCGCGCTGCCGCAGACCGGCATCGACCCGGTGCCGATCGCCTGCGAGATCGTGCAGGCGTTCCAGACCATCCTCACGCGCAAGATGAAGCCGACCGACTCGGCCGTGATCTCGGTCACCACCATCCATGCCGGCGAAACCAACAACGTGATCCCCGACAACTGCGAGCTGACGGGCACGGTGCGCACCTTCTCGATCGAGGTGCTCGACATGATCGAATCGCGCATGAGGCAGATCGCCGAACACATCTGCGCCGCGCACGACGCCGCCTGCGACTTCCGCTTCGAGCGCTACTACCCGCCCACCATCAACACCGAGGCCGAGGCCAACTTCGCGCGCCGCGTGATGGGCGAGATCGTCGGCGCCGAGAACGTGCTGCGGCAGGAAGCCGCCATGACCTCCGAGGACTTTGCCTTCATGCTGCAGGCCAAGCCCGGCGCCTATGCCTTCATCGGCAACGGCGACGGCTCGCACCGCGACGTGCATCACGGCGAAGGGCCGTGCACGCTGCACAACGCGAGCTACGACTTCAACGACGACCTCATTCCCCTGGGCGCCACCTGCTGGGTGCAACTGGCCGAGCAGTTCCTGAAGCCCGGAGGAGCCGCGCCTTGA
- a CDS encoding M14 family metallopeptidase — MIGIGEAFSPRYAQARQKFLQACVSAGLTVEPHAHPGKGQGGEELSMDVALDGAADAERLLIVSSACHGVEGHCGSGVQVFALHDAEWREKARAQGVAVLYVHALNPHGFSYGRRVTQEKVDLNRNFVDFSKPLPVNEPYAKLHPLLVPDTWPPTPENQAAIEKWIGKHGADAYQEAITSGQYQFEDGLFFGGKAQTWSNKTLRGVLRRHAASARRLAWIDLHTGLGPNGLGERIFACRDDKAAYARANAWWGTPAAPVTSIYDGSSSAALLRGLMWDTAHQECPQAEYTGIALEYGTLPMLEVLAALRADHWLHKHPEAPADLANGIRARMREAFYTDTDAWRGQVVSQARQAMFQAVDGLSG; from the coding sequence TTGATCGGCATCGGCGAGGCGTTTTCGCCGCGCTACGCCCAGGCACGCCAGAAGTTCCTGCAGGCCTGCGTGAGCGCGGGCCTCACGGTCGAGCCGCACGCGCACCCGGGCAAGGGGCAGGGCGGCGAGGAGCTCTCGATGGACGTGGCGCTCGACGGCGCTGCGGACGCCGAGCGCCTGCTGATCGTCTCCAGCGCCTGCCACGGCGTGGAGGGCCATTGCGGCAGCGGCGTGCAGGTGTTCGCCCTGCACGACGCCGAATGGCGCGAGAAGGCCAGGGCGCAGGGCGTGGCGGTGCTCTATGTGCATGCGCTCAACCCGCACGGTTTTTCGTACGGCCGGCGCGTCACGCAGGAGAAGGTCGACCTGAACCGCAACTTCGTCGATTTCTCGAAGCCGCTTCCGGTCAACGAGCCCTACGCCAAGCTGCACCCGCTGCTCGTGCCCGACACCTGGCCGCCCACGCCGGAGAACCAGGCCGCCATCGAGAAGTGGATCGGCAAGCATGGCGCCGACGCCTACCAGGAGGCCATCACCAGCGGGCAGTATCAGTTCGAGGACGGCCTGTTCTTCGGCGGCAAGGCGCAGACCTGGAGCAACAAGACGCTGCGCGGCGTGCTGCGCCGGCATGCCGCAAGTGCGCGCCGGCTGGCCTGGATCGACCTGCACACGGGGCTCGGCCCGAACGGCCTTGGCGAGCGCATCTTTGCCTGCCGGGACGACAAGGCCGCCTACGCGCGCGCCAATGCCTGGTGGGGCACGCCCGCGGCGCCCGTCACGTCGATCTACGACGGTTCTTCGAGCGCGGCGCTGCTGCGCGGGCTGATGTGGGACACCGCGCACCAGGAGTGCCCGCAGGCCGAATACACCGGCATCGCGCTCGAATACGGCACGCTGCCCATGCTGGAAGTCCTGGCTGCCCTGCGCGCCGACCACTGGCTGCACAAGCACCCCGAGGCACCGGCCGATCTGGCCAATGGCATCCGCGCGCGAATGCGCGAGGCCTTCTATACCGACACCGACGCCTGGCGCGGGCAGGTCGTCAGCCAGGCGCGGCAGGCGATGTTCCAGGCCGTCGACGGCCTGAGCGGCTGA
- a CDS encoding ABC transporter substrate-binding protein, producing MINRRHFSLATGAAALGGFQLARAQGDVPLVLGQSAPFTGPAAQLGIQFHQGAKLFLDQYNAQPGRRNVLIKNLDDGYEPDRCAANTQKLIEEDVFALFGYIGTPTSMAALPLAVKEKVPFVAPFTGAMALREPFHRNVFHLRASYNDETALIVKQLTHLGLKKIAVFYQNDAYGKAGLDGVTLALSQQELKPVALATVERNSVDVASAVKSITAARPDAVVQVGAYKACAAFIRQARKAGYGGTFFNVSFVGTQALADELGKEGAGVMVTQVVPSPYNPANAITREFSEAVKKAGAGASANFSSMEGYLAAKVLTEGLRRTPGKASRDGLVAGLESIDRQQFGGFEVSFSAKNHVGSKFVELSMITADGRVRT from the coding sequence ATGATCAATCGCAGGCATTTTTCCCTGGCCACCGGCGCGGCGGCGCTGGGCGGCTTTCAATTGGCACGGGCGCAAGGCGATGTGCCGCTCGTGCTCGGCCAATCGGCCCCCTTCACCGGCCCGGCGGCGCAGCTCGGCATCCAGTTCCACCAGGGCGCCAAGCTGTTCCTGGACCAATACAACGCCCAGCCCGGCCGGCGCAACGTGCTCATCAAGAACCTGGACGACGGCTACGAACCCGACCGCTGCGCCGCCAACACGCAAAAGCTGATCGAGGAAGACGTGTTCGCGCTCTTCGGCTACATCGGCACGCCGACCAGCATGGCGGCGCTGCCGCTCGCGGTGAAGGAGAAGGTGCCTTTCGTCGCGCCTTTTACCGGCGCGATGGCGCTGCGCGAACCCTTCCACAGGAACGTGTTCCACCTGCGCGCCTCGTACAACGACGAGACCGCGCTGATCGTGAAGCAGCTCACGCACCTGGGCCTGAAGAAGATCGCGGTCTTCTACCAGAACGACGCCTACGGCAAGGCCGGGCTCGACGGCGTGACGCTGGCGCTCTCGCAGCAGGAGCTCAAGCCGGTGGCGCTGGCCACGGTGGAGCGCAATTCGGTCGACGTGGCGTCGGCGGTGAAAAGCATCACGGCGGCGCGGCCCGACGCGGTGGTCCAGGTGGGCGCCTACAAGGCCTGCGCGGCCTTCATCCGCCAGGCGCGCAAGGCGGGCTACGGCGGTACTTTCTTCAATGTGTCTTTCGTGGGCACCCAGGCGCTGGCCGACGAGCTCGGCAAGGAAGGCGCGGGCGTGATGGTGACGCAGGTGGTGCCCTCGCCCTACAACCCGGCCAACGCGATCACGCGCGAATTCAGCGAGGCGGTGAAGAAGGCCGGCGCCGGGGCGAGCGCCAATTTCTCGAGCATGGAGGGCTACCTCGCCGCCAAGGTGCTGACCGAGGGCCTGCGCCGCACGCCGGGCAAGGCCTCGCGCGACGGCCTCGTCGCGGGGCTGGAAAGCATCGACCGGCAGCAGTTCGGCGGCTTCGAGGTGTCGTTTTCGGCCAAGAACCACGTGGGATCGAAGTTCGTCGAACTGTCGATGATCACTGCCGACGGCCGGGTAAGAACCTGA
- a CDS encoding molybdopterin-dependent oxidoreductase translates to MVDAPVSATAVPPTNTSTVLGACPHDCPDTCALVTTVRDGVAVKLQGNPAHPHTAGVLCTKVSRYIERNDHAERLVQPMRRSGPKGSGQFEPVSWDVALDDIAAHLRALQTDPETIVPYSYAGTMGLVQGESMDRRFFHKLGATLLDRTICSMAGGEAMVHTLGAKVGMRIEFFAEAKLILIWGSNSIASNLHFWRHAQAARRAGARLVCIDPRKTETADKCDEHIALLPGTDAALALALMHELIVHDWLDHGFIADHTLGWEQLRERALQWPPSRAAAVCGVPEAQIVALAQAYGTTRPAAIRLNYGMQRVRGGGNAARAIACLPALVGAWRDRAGGLLLSSSGHFPADRAALQRPDLLAGRQPRTINMSTIGDALLDEARPVKAIVVYNSNPVAVAPESGKVVAGFAREDLFTVVLEQFRTDTADYADYLLPATTQLEHWDIHCSYGHTDVLLNRPAVAPRGEARSNAWVFRELARRMGFDEPCFSDDDEALCRSAFAPGAIDHAQLLEQGFTSLKLPEAPFAEGRFPTPSGRCEFFSARLQAQGMDGLPDHLPNYEPAGSSTEFPLAMISPPARNFLNSTFVNVTSLRAIEGEPLLEIHEADAAARGIEDGAVVRVFNKRGEHRCRAEVSRRARPGVVHGMGIWWRKLGLDGTNVNQLTSQRLTDIGRGPTFYDCLVEVERVAPSSSAAGSGPE, encoded by the coding sequence ATGGTCGATGCCCCGGTCTCCGCAACTGCTGTCCCCCCCACCAACACTTCCACGGTCCTGGGCGCCTGTCCGCACGACTGTCCGGACACCTGCGCGCTGGTCACCACCGTCAGGGACGGCGTGGCCGTGAAGCTGCAGGGCAATCCGGCCCATCCGCACACCGCTGGCGTTCTCTGCACCAAGGTTTCGCGCTACATCGAACGCAACGACCATGCCGAAAGGCTCGTCCAGCCCATGAGGCGGTCCGGTCCCAAGGGCAGCGGTCAGTTCGAACCTGTGAGCTGGGACGTCGCTCTTGACGACATCGCCGCGCATCTTCGTGCATTGCAGACAGATCCGGAAACAATTGTGCCTTACAGTTACGCCGGCACCATGGGCCTGGTGCAGGGCGAGTCGATGGATCGTCGTTTTTTCCACAAGCTGGGCGCGACGCTGCTGGACCGCACCATCTGCTCCATGGCCGGCGGCGAGGCGATGGTCCACACCCTGGGCGCCAAGGTGGGCATGCGCATCGAGTTCTTCGCCGAGGCGAAGCTGATCCTGATCTGGGGCAGCAACTCCATTGCCAGCAACCTGCATTTCTGGCGCCACGCCCAGGCCGCCAGGCGGGCCGGTGCGCGGCTGGTGTGCATCGACCCGCGCAAGACCGAAACCGCCGACAAGTGCGACGAGCACATCGCCCTGCTGCCCGGCACCGACGCCGCACTGGCCCTGGCGCTGATGCACGAACTCATCGTGCACGACTGGCTCGACCACGGCTTCATCGCCGACCACACGCTGGGCTGGGAGCAGTTGCGGGAGCGCGCACTGCAATGGCCGCCTTCGCGCGCGGCCGCCGTGTGCGGCGTGCCCGAGGCGCAGATCGTGGCGCTGGCGCAGGCCTACGGCACCACCCGGCCGGCCGCGATCCGCCTGAACTACGGCATGCAGCGCGTGCGCGGCGGCGGCAACGCGGCGCGCGCCATCGCCTGCCTGCCCGCGCTGGTGGGCGCCTGGCGCGACCGCGCGGGCGGGCTCCTGTTGAGCAGTTCGGGCCACTTTCCGGCCGACCGGGCCGCGCTGCAGCGCCCCGACCTGCTCGCCGGCCGCCAGCCGCGCACCATCAACATGAGCACCATCGGCGATGCGCTGCTCGACGAGGCCAGGCCCGTGAAGGCCATCGTGGTCTACAACAGCAACCCGGTCGCGGTGGCGCCCGAGTCGGGCAAGGTGGTGGCGGGCTTCGCGCGCGAAGATCTCTTCACCGTGGTGCTGGAGCAGTTCCGCACCGACACCGCCGACTACGCCGACTACCTGCTGCCCGCCACCACCCAGCTCGAGCACTGGGACATCCACTGCAGCTACGGCCACACCGACGTGCTGCTGAACCGGCCCGCGGTGGCGCCGCGCGGCGAAGCGCGCAGCAATGCCTGGGTGTTCCGCGAACTCGCGCGCCGCATGGGCTTCGACGAGCCCTGCTTCTCGGACGACGACGAGGCGCTGTGCCGCAGCGCCTTTGCACCGGGCGCCATCGACCACGCGCAGCTGCTGGAACAAGGCTTCACCAGCCTGAAGCTGCCCGAAGCGCCTTTTGCCGAAGGCCGCTTCCCGACGCCCTCGGGCCGCTGCGAGTTCTTCAGCGCACGCCTTCAGGCGCAAGGCATGGACGGGCTGCCCGACCATCTGCCCAACTACGAACCGGCGGGCAGCTCCACCGAGTTTCCGCTCGCCATGATCTCGCCGCCGGCGCGCAATTTCCTCAACTCGACCTTCGTCAACGTGACGAGCCTGCGCGCCATCGAGGGCGAGCCGCTGCTCGAGATCCACGAGGCCGACGCCGCTGCCCGCGGCATCGAGGACGGTGCCGTGGTCCGCGTGTTCAACAAGCGCGGAGAGCACCGCTGCCGCGCCGAGGTGTCGCGCCGCGCGCGGCCGGGCGTGGTGCACGGCATGGGCATCTGGTGGCGCAAGCTCGGCCTGGACGGCACCAACGTCAACCAGCTCACCAGCCAGCGCCTGACCGACATCGGCCGCGGGCCGACGTTCTACGACTGCCTGGTCGAGGTCGAGCGTGTTGCTCCTTCTTCCTCCGCCGCCGGGAGCGGGCCGGAGTGA